The Cuculus canorus isolate bCucCan1 chromosome 3, bCucCan1.pri, whole genome shotgun sequence DNA window AACTATGAAGAAGTCAGAAAGTTAAAGGTCAAGTAGTATTGAACTTAAGATCCTCAGTCTGAAAAAGTCAACCTACAGATTCTATTACacaattatgtattttcttgGCAGGATGCCTGCCCATTATACAGATGAAAAGCTATACACAGAAGGAGCATCTATTAAATAATTGTTTAGTCTTCCATGCATAATAAGTGCACATCACTAGAAACATTTCAGACTACagaattttcagtttctaagaggatttcactgtttttcatccataaaatattttaaactaaaggaaaTTATAAACTGAAGGCTCAAGTAATTACTTtgtattaataaaacaaatcatGTTATAAATTGAAGTCTCTGCTAAGGTATGGAAACTGATACACCTCTCCACAGACAGAACTGATACTGAAAAGATTAGCATAAAAGTGCATCCTCTTTTGGTTGTCCTAGTGAGCAGGCACCTAGCATTACTTTTTTCACAGCATTGTTAATTCTTATTGACTTCAGTAATAGATGAGTGCTCTCAACATTTCCACAAACAAATCCACAGTATTTGAAACTGGAATcccagaaaatgagaaacaccAGTTAGCAACCACTTCTGAAAAGTCTGGTGAAATCGAGTTTCTCAGCATCACCAAGTCAGTTGCAGAGATATCACCTGGTATTCCACATGTGCTAAACAGTCAATATCTTAAAATCAATGTAGTTATCTGAGCTAATCCTTTTCACATCGTATAATCACCAGTTCCAGCAGCAAACAAGACAGAGACCCATGGTAACCTTCTACTACCTGTTGTGATTTACTGCAGAGAACAACAGAGGAAATCAGGGGAGGAAAACCAGAAATCCAATAATAGAGACTGGGGTGCTTGCAGACAAGGTAAgtgaaggaaaagcttttcaggTGCAGTAGCACTTGCAGATAGGTTCAACGCACCTTCTATTCTCCTGAGCTGGGTCATGCATATGAATGTATTTCACTGAAACACAGTGAAGGAAATCTCTTTTGACACCAAAGCAATTCCACCTTCCACATTCCTTCTACCCCAAGCCAATTTTAGTTCTCCCTGCCAAGATAAGGACCATTCTGGGCAGAAATGGAAAGGCTgatgaaagcagatttttctctaaTCATGGCCAGAGAAACTGCTCATCTGTTCTGgctaaaattaaaatgagacaAGCACCTAGCATGGAAGTTTTTTTGCACAGTCAGGCTAAATTATAAGCAGCTAGAACATGGCCTCACAATACAAACTATGAAGTAATTCCAACCACTTTTAGtatgtaacaggaaaaaaaaaaaatcacctcaagTAAAAGACTCGCGTTTAAAAGCAATAATTAGAACTACAAATATCAGGATCATACAAATCAGTCTACCACAAAATTCTCCAATTTCCAAAGATTAAAtaactaaaatttaaaaacacttcACTTGTTGCAGCAGAAATAGAAGAACACATGCCAGAAACCCTAAACACACCTGAATGTAAAAAAACTTCAGAATCATAAGTACATTTTATACAAACTAGTGAAGGACATAGAAAGATGCCACTTCCCTACGGTCATCTGAAAGTCAAAGGCTGCACTAACCAGCCTACATCACACGTCTATATTTCATCTAAAAAGCAGCCTGCATCATGCACCTATACTTCAACCAAAAGCTTCATTTATGTCTTGGCTTCAGGAACAACTGGGGTCTACAGCAGGTATGAGCCAGGCAATACTGTTGAACTGTGCTGCATAGCACAAGTAGGAACCACAAGCTTGCCTCAGCTTGATGAACTGAATGCTGATACCTGCAGCCTGTCAAGATTGTGCAGGAAGTCAGGTTACAGTAGCCATCACTACTGAGGAAATGAGAGATGAAGAGCTAGACCTCGTAGAAGTCCGTTCCATCAGAAAGGCAGAACAAGAGAAAGAGACACTCTTCCTCACCAAGTTCCTAAAATGGAGAATGCTTGGGAAGCAAGTTCATGATCTTGAAGAGCCTAAGGACAAGATTTGATTGCTTAGTTTTGGGTATCCAAAGACTTCTAGGACTAAAACAGCCAGTCAAGTAAGGACTTCAGGGTAAGGAAATGGAATACCACTTCTGGAAGgcaatttgttttgcttatctacaaatgaattattttctgaagtttagCTCTTGATTGATTGTAAAAGACAGTCTAGGGTGTTAGTTTTTTGGTACTGACACTTAACCTTTAGACACTCGAGTTAGGAGGGATTATTCTCTCAAAGATATAATTACATCCAGAAGCAGTGCACAAGCTATAATTAGTTTTTGATTTACTTCATTACTACAGTAGTTCAGGATGCAGACCAGGCTTACAGCATCCCGATCACTGTACTCACACAACAAAATGGCTAAATTAATCTGAAGAACATTTAGAGTAGTTCTGTAAAGTACCATTTTTTTAAGGATTAATTTTGTGCCAAGTCCAAAGAGAATCTATGGGGtcaaagagaaattatttttacaatcTATCCTGAATACTGCTTAAATATCGCAAGACTCATTCAACATCTTTATACAAGAAGTCCTCAGAAGAGTTAATAAACTATCAAGTTCAtaataaaaacatgcaaaaacatgataacagaagaaaaatactaacAGGTTGAGTTGCTGTATCAAATTCTAAGTTTTCCCTCCCCATTACATCATTGGTCTTTTAAAATGGCTCACTTTGACGTAATGTTACTTTGCACATTCTATAACATAACAGCAATAATTATCAAGACTTTAAGCACATTGTCAGCACCCATTACGAAACATGGAGGACAACACTTTGTCCTGCTACTTGTTCTTTAAGTTCACTTTTCTTGCTTCTTAATgctcacagaaaggaaaataaaaaaaggaactttatCCAATGGGAACAGTATTTCAACTGATTAAAAAATCTGCCAGCAGACTTGTAACTTTAAATTGTTAGGACAAATCTGAACAAGCATAGATGTTTCTTTGAGAACAACCTAAAAATGACACTATGACTCCATTAAACAGATAATTATTCTGTTTATCTTAAGTAGATACACTATCTCCAAATATTCAGTTATATGtcttcaccaaaaaaaagaaatctatgaTTTGCTCTTAaagcttttgttatttatttaggAAATGCTCATGAATGCTAAAGTTGCAGATACTGTATTAACATCACAAAGGTTTATCAACTGTTTCTTGTTCAGTAATCTACATTCTGAATTGACAACTTGGTTGAAATCTCTACTATTTATATTAAGAATATTACCTTGCGTGTAGGCAGCATCATCAGATCCCATACTCAATTTCCGTGCATCACTGATCCTATCCACATGTGCTAAAACAGGGTCAGTAAGATGCTGGATACCCTCTGGTTCAACATAGTGATCAGGAAGGTTTAGAAGGTTTGTAGGTTCAAAGGTTGGGGATACTACCCCCGGGGAAACTGCAGGGGGCTTATTTGgagaaactgtaattttaaaagtatattttgtgTTAGGCTGCGTAACAACCACTCGAGGAGAGGTTGCAGTGGTGCTGTTGCCCACTGCTCGACTCTTGGGTGGATGGTGATGAATAAATGCAGGACCCATGCTTACTTGACCAGACATATTCCTAGAAGTAGCAGATACTCCAGGATTTGTCGATATGAAAAGCGTGGGCTGGTTCCGCACAACTTGATCATCTCCTGTTGTGGCATTTGCTGAAATGTAGACCTTGGGTTGACCGCGTGTGACCACCTCATCATTATTTGGAGGACTGGCCGATATGTAAACAGTGGGTTGACTTCTACTTAATGTCTGACTGTTGAGGGAAGAGGGATTAGTGGAGGAGCGAGGGCCAGTTGAACGCAACTTAGAAGAACTGTTTCTTTGTGGTGGTTCAAGTTTGATTTCAATTTGGTTTTTGCGAGGTCCTGTGGATATATTCTGAATGTTATATTGGCTATGAGCGGAGGATTGTGAGCTACCAGATGAATGAATTGTAGGTGCTTGTGGAGTAGTAGGAGAACTGATAGGCATATAGACATGAGAAGTCTGGTGGCCTTGCTGATTTGGCTGAGTTGAGTGTTGCGATGAGGTATGTGGCGTATTACTGGATGTTGGAAGAGTAGTCCAGGGACTTGGCTGCGAAGGCTGGtagacttgctgagggtgcacgGGATTAAACTGAGAtgcccagcctggctgctgctgtgtctgtcGAGCGGTTCCACTAGGAGCTGTAATGTAAGGCCTAATATAGATAGAATTTCCCTGTGGACTGTTAAGTACAGGAGGAGGTACACCATGTATGTGCAAAGACGTAGGCGTATTGCGACCAGGCTGAATATTTGGGGCTAAAGTTACCATAATAGGGTTGAATCTGGGCGTTTGTTGAGACAAGTTAGACACTCCTTTGCTGCCTATGTGAAAGCCAAGATGCTGCCCTGGATTAGAAGTACTAACTGTATTAGCCATCCCAAAGACATTAAATCCTTGTGGAACCTGTGCAGGTGCTGTCTGTGGTTCCTGCTGGAACAGTTCATTGTTGGATTGACTGGTTTGAAGGTGTCCATCACTGACGCTGTGAGATAGAGTCCTACTTCCATTCATTCtacttccttctcttccatgatGATACACATTCTGTGACTGCAAATCCAAATTAAGAGATGTCATGTGATTTCGTAGTCCAGGAATCCCAGAGTCATCCGAAAAACCTAGGTCTCCTTCACCGTAGAGATACTTTGTGCTCTCCTGAGAGAGAACTGCACAACAGGCATCCAAATTATTGTTATTCTATAAAAGACAGATGAAAGTTTGACATTACTGATAACATTTCATCACAGTTAGATACATATGCATCAAATCCTCACTGAAAAATTAACAGTGTGACATCAAACAAAGCTTTAGGTGGTTGGCtagcacagctgctgcacatGCACAAGGGGCTTGCATGTGAAGCTTGCTATTTTGAGAACAGTGACAGTCACTCGCACCAAGGGTGGAAGTCTGCACTGCATTGCTGCTGAAGCAATGACAGGGAGATCTTGGACCTTGACAAGCTAACATCATACAGAATAATACACCTTGGATGAATACTTTTGCTATTCTTTCTCAGTGTTAGAACAATCTTCAGCAATGACCAATTCTCTGACTTGAGTgggaaaaagacaaagaatggATTCATGGCACCTGCACTGGTTAAtaacttaaaagcaaaaatcaaaaagcatgtttgttttaaatgttttccaaaacacttcAATACCAGTTACGCATTACCTCctgctgaaaatgaaagtgaatCTTACGCAGAGAAGAAACATGCCGACCCAAGGAGTTGCACAtgacttcaaaagaaatattaaaattcagtttataCAAATCCAGCAGGATTACTCTTTTGCAAGATGAGCCTACTAATGGAAAACCCAGGGGATATAcgtattttcattttaaaccacTGCttacaaagcttttaaatatctACATTTGTACAGTTACTTTATAAAAGCTGTAACAGGATGACTTAGAACAAAAGCCACAACCTAGctaatttacttttaaagaacatttcagaaGCAAGCTGCTAatacctcttttcttttttggacATGTTTAGTAATATTGCACTCAGATCTTCCCAATTTAGTTTTCTACATaagtatttttagaaaacagtGAACATGCATCAGTGGTATAATGTCCGTATCATTTTTCTTACGGAAGtctccccctcacccccaagAAATAAGCATTAATACTTTCAGCCAGAGGAGCACCTGTTGAGGCCCAGATGTTACTAAAACTAAATAGGTGTCAAATTCATCCAGCACACATAAACAGTTACTAGAAGGAATGCATAtgatcaaggaaaaaaaccacatataCCAAGTAGTAACATTATCAGTTAGTTAAAGAATAACACAAGCAAGA harbors:
- the TAB2 gene encoding TGF-beta-activated kinase 1 and MAP3K7-binding protein 2 isoform X1, whose translation is MAQGSQQIDIQVLHDLRQKFPEVPEGVVSRCMLQNNNNLDACCAVLSQESTKYLYGEGDLGFSDDSGIPGLRNHMTSLNLDLQSQNVYHHGREGSRMNGSRTLSHSVSDGHLQTSQSNNELFQQEPQTAPAQVPQGFNVFGMANTVSTSNPGQHLGFHIGSKGVSNLSQQTPRFNPIMVTLAPNIQPGRNTPTSLHIHGVPPPVLNSPQGNSIYIRPYITAPSGTARQTQQQPGWASQFNPVHPQQVYQPSQPSPWTTLPTSSNTPHTSSQHSTQPNQQGHQTSHVYMPISSPTTPQAPTIHSSGSSQSSAHSQYNIQNISTGPRKNQIEIKLEPPQRNSSSKLRSTGPRSSTNPSSLNSQTLSRSQPTVYISASPPNNDEVVTRGQPKVYISANATTGDDQVVRNQPTLFISTNPGVSATSRNMSGQVSMGPAFIHHHPPKSRAVGNSTTATSPRVVVTQPNTKYTFKITVSPNKPPAVSPGVVSPTFEPTNLLNLPDHYVEPEGIQHLTDPVLAHVDRISDARKLSMGSDDAAYTQALLVHQKARMERLQRELEIQKKKLDKLKSEVNEMENNLTRRRLKRSNSVSQIPSLEEMQQLRSSNRQLQIDIDCLTKEIDLFQARGPHFNPSAIHNFYDNIGFLGPVPPKPKDQRSIMKTPKTVPDTDEDEGAQWSCTACTFLNHPALNRCEQCEMPRHF
- the TAB2 gene encoding TGF-beta-activated kinase 1 and MAP3K7-binding protein 2 isoform X2 is translated as MTSLNLDLQSQNVYHHGREGSRMNGSRTLSHSVSDGHLQTSQSNNELFQQEPQTAPAQVPQGFNVFGMANTVSTSNPGQHLGFHIGSKGVSNLSQQTPRFNPIMVTLAPNIQPGRNTPTSLHIHGVPPPVLNSPQGNSIYIRPYITAPSGTARQTQQQPGWASQFNPVHPQQVYQPSQPSPWTTLPTSSNTPHTSSQHSTQPNQQGHQTSHVYMPISSPTTPQAPTIHSSGSSQSSAHSQYNIQNISTGPRKNQIEIKLEPPQRNSSSKLRSTGPRSSTNPSSLNSQTLSRSQPTVYISASPPNNDEVVTRGQPKVYISANATTGDDQVVRNQPTLFISTNPGVSATSRNMSGQVSMGPAFIHHHPPKSRAVGNSTTATSPRVVVTQPNTKYTFKITVSPNKPPAVSPGVVSPTFEPTNLLNLPDHYVEPEGIQHLTDPVLAHVDRISDARKLSMGSDDAAYTQALLVHQKARMERLQRELEIQKKKLDKLKSEVNEMENNLTRRRLKRSNSVSQIPSLEEMQQLRSSNRQLQIDIDCLTKEIDLFQARGPHFNPSAIHNFYDNIGFLGPVPPKPKDQRSIMKTPKTVPDTDEDEGAQWSCTACTFLNHPALNRCEQCEMPRHF